One genomic segment of Caldimonas brevitalea includes these proteins:
- a CDS encoding methyl-accepting chemotaxis protein → MNLNHVRVSRKLWGAILLLLMAMLLIAGFMFHRGRALHTDATAALLDAQDLVARSIELKGMTEAAVARSMASAISADPAVGDLFTDHIKQDTPRITMLREQLSARANTEEDRAQLKDIAAKGATLVAASKKLREMGDAGEQAVVAGLVESEYKPAAAAYLASIDAFAALQQRKSEAVQEQAEHTANQLMLLTAAGAAAVIAIGMAVASVLVRSIREPLQEAIDVAQAIADGDLSRRVRSDDRGDEFGALMRALQHMNAALGQVVGRVRLSTDGIMTASNEIAAGNHDLSSRTEQAASSLQQTAASMQQLTETVRLNADAARQANQLAGSASGAATRGGEVVGQVVETMDAITAASRKIADIIGVIDGIAFQTNILALNAAVEAARAGEQGRGFAVVAGEVRTLAQRSAQAAREIKTLISTSSEKVETGAALVQNAGSTMQEIVSAVGRVTDIMNEIMTSTQEQSSGIVQVNQAVAQLDQMTQQNAALVEQAAAAASSMKEQAAQMTQTIEVFRLAQVV, encoded by the coding sequence ATGAACCTGAACCACGTGCGCGTCTCGCGCAAGCTATGGGGCGCCATCCTGCTGTTGCTGATGGCGATGTTGCTGATCGCCGGCTTCATGTTCCACCGCGGCCGGGCCTTGCACACCGACGCGACGGCCGCACTCCTCGACGCGCAGGATCTGGTCGCCCGCTCGATCGAGCTCAAGGGAATGACCGAGGCGGCGGTGGCGCGCAGCATGGCCAGCGCAATCAGTGCCGACCCCGCGGTCGGCGATCTGTTCACTGACCACATCAAACAGGACACGCCGCGTATCACCATGCTGCGCGAGCAACTGAGCGCACGCGCCAACACCGAGGAAGACCGTGCACAGCTGAAGGACATCGCGGCCAAAGGCGCGACGCTGGTCGCGGCGAGCAAGAAGCTGCGCGAGATGGGCGACGCGGGCGAACAGGCCGTGGTGGCGGGGCTGGTCGAGAGCGAGTACAAGCCGGCGGCAGCGGCCTATCTGGCGTCAATCGACGCCTTCGCGGCCCTGCAGCAGCGCAAGAGCGAGGCGGTACAGGAGCAGGCCGAGCACACCGCAAACCAGCTGATGCTGCTCACGGCGGCAGGCGCGGCTGCCGTGATCGCGATCGGCATGGCGGTCGCGTCGGTGCTGGTGCGCAGCATCCGCGAGCCTCTCCAAGAAGCCATCGACGTGGCCCAGGCCATCGCCGACGGCGACCTGAGCCGCCGGGTGCGCAGCGACGACCGAGGCGACGAATTCGGCGCGCTGATGCGCGCCCTGCAGCACATGAATGCCGCGCTGGGCCAGGTGGTCGGGCGCGTGCGCTTGTCGACCGACGGCATCATGACGGCCTCCAACGAGATCGCCGCCGGCAACCACGACCTGTCGTCACGCACCGAGCAGGCCGCGTCCAGCCTGCAACAGACGGCCGCCTCGATGCAGCAATTGACCGAGACGGTGCGCCTGAACGCCGATGCCGCGCGGCAGGCCAATCAACTGGCCGGCTCGGCATCGGGCGCCGCAACGCGCGGCGGCGAGGTGGTCGGCCAGGTGGTCGAGACCATGGACGCCATCACTGCCGCCTCTCGCAAGATCGCCGACATCATCGGCGTGATCGACGGCATCGCCTTCCAGACCAACATCCTGGCGCTCAATGCGGCCGTCGAAGCGGCCCGGGCGGGTGAGCAAGGGCGCGGCTTTGCCGTCGTCGCCGGTGAAGTGCGCACGCTGGCACAGCGCAGCGCGCAGGCCGCCCGTGAAATCAAGACGCTGATCTCGACATCGAGCGAGAAGGTCGAAACCGGCGCCGCGCTGGTGCAAAACGCCGGCAGCACCATGCAAGAGATCGTCAGCGCCGTGGGCCGCGTCACCGACATCATGAACGAGATCATGACGTCCACCCAGGAGCAGTCGAGCGGCATCGTCCAGGTCAACCAGGCGGTGGCGCAGCTCGACCAGATGACGCAGCAGAACGCGGCCCTGGTCGAGCAGGCCGCCGCAGCCGCCTCGTCGATGAAGGAGCAGGCGGCGCAGATGACGCAGACGATCGAGGTGTTTCGGCTGGCGCAGGTGGTTTGA
- the mnmH gene encoding tRNA 2-selenouridine(34) synthase MnmH produces MAPPSHADQQAPATSGLEPQGSPVHPRQLGVHEWDRYALVIDARSPHEYNEDHVPGAVNLPVVDDEQYAEVGIRHKTDKHGAYLIGVEYSLQNIARHIKPLISRYTPQDRFLVYCFRGGKRSRLWADNLRTIGFEVDVISGGWKNYRSWVRAGLETLPSRFSYRVLCGPTGCGKTRLLHALERQGAQVLDLESLASHRGSLIGALPGEPQPTQKMFDSLLLERMRTLDPARPVWLEAESKKIGNVQLPLALFEAMHRSPVIHVDAPMAERVLLWREDYAHFATDPVGMVRRLEPLKPLVGKETLGLWHELAAARRVDELFESVMARHYDPCYQRSTRRNYGEQEEQQALHLTSLGEQGLADAAEQLLKGIAEV; encoded by the coding sequence ATGGCACCCCCTTCACACGCAGATCAGCAGGCTCCCGCGACCTCCGGACTCGAGCCTCAGGGCAGCCCCGTCCACCCCCGCCAACTCGGTGTGCACGAGTGGGACCGCTACGCCCTCGTCATCGACGCCCGGTCGCCGCACGAATACAACGAGGACCACGTGCCGGGGGCCGTGAATCTCCCGGTGGTCGACGACGAGCAGTACGCCGAAGTCGGCATCCGACACAAGACGGACAAGCATGGGGCTTACCTGATCGGCGTCGAATATTCCCTGCAGAACATCGCCCGGCACATCAAGCCCTTGATCTCGCGATATACGCCGCAGGACCGCTTCCTCGTGTACTGCTTCCGGGGCGGCAAGCGGAGCCGGTTGTGGGCCGACAACCTTCGAACCATCGGTTTCGAGGTCGACGTCATCTCGGGGGGCTGGAAGAACTATCGCAGCTGGGTGAGAGCGGGTCTCGAGACGCTGCCGTCTCGCTTCTCGTACCGGGTGCTGTGCGGCCCGACTGGGTGCGGCAAGACCCGCTTGCTGCATGCCCTCGAGCGCCAAGGCGCGCAGGTCCTCGATCTCGAAAGCCTCGCAAGCCACCGCGGCTCCTTGATCGGAGCGCTTCCCGGCGAACCCCAGCCGACGCAGAAAATGTTCGACTCGCTGCTACTGGAGCGGATGCGTACGCTGGACCCGGCTCGCCCCGTCTGGCTCGAGGCCGAGAGCAAAAAGATCGGCAACGTGCAGTTGCCGCTGGCCTTGTTCGAGGCCATGCACCGTTCTCCCGTCATCCATGTCGACGCCCCCATGGCAGAGCGGGTCTTGTTGTGGCGTGAGGACTATGCCCACTTCGCCACCGACCCGGTCGGGATGGTGCGCAGGCTGGAGCCCTTGAAGCCATTGGTGGGCAAAGAGACGCTTGGCTTGTGGCACGAGTTGGCCGCCGCTCGCCGCGTCGATGAGCTGTTCGAAAGCGTCATGGCCCGGCACTACGACCCCTGCTACCAGAGATCGACGCGCCGCAACTACGGCGAGCAAGAGGAACAGCAGGCGCTCCACCTGACATCGCTCGGCGAGCAAGGTTTGGCGGATGCCGCCGAACAACTGCTCAAAGGCATCGCCGAGGTCTGA
- a CDS encoding endonuclease/exonuclease/phosphatase family protein, producing the protein MLATSQDRPALPPVNWGTLTVATCNALNLALPGRVFYENQEPYGADEYRRKVAWLGQQLRRLNADAVALQEIWDLAALRDAVAESGLSYHQVLAPGTESGATGTPRVALVTRLSLETVTSHAAFTPAAVIDVPEVGRHDHFERPVLHAVLRTKQEQKVHVLVAHLKSKRPKFLLNAAGESLEDRDDPRVAARATLRSLIMRGSEAVALRELVVSLLHNTRDPVILMGDLNDAPHAVTSQIVAATSAVAFDREARDTALFHAYDVQSEPALRRDVAYSHVHQGSPETLDQIWVSEEFVTSSRFALGDVRRVEYFNDHLHEGRDRTRSDHGFVRALLRLRLP; encoded by the coding sequence ATGCTAGCCACTTCTCAGGATCGTCCCGCCCTGCCCCCCGTGAACTGGGGCACGCTGACAGTTGCAACCTGCAACGCGCTCAATCTGGCCCTGCCCGGGCGCGTCTTCTATGAGAACCAGGAGCCCTACGGCGCCGACGAATACCGACGCAAAGTCGCCTGGCTCGGTCAACAACTGCGCCGCCTCAACGCTGACGCCGTGGCGCTGCAGGAGATCTGGGATCTGGCCGCGCTCCGGGACGCGGTGGCCGAGAGCGGACTGAGCTACCACCAGGTCCTCGCGCCCGGGACGGAATCAGGTGCGACCGGCACCCCGCGCGTCGCGCTCGTCACACGCCTCTCGCTCGAGACCGTCACGTCGCACGCGGCCTTCACCCCGGCGGCGGTGATCGACGTGCCCGAGGTCGGCCGACACGACCACTTCGAGCGGCCCGTGCTGCACGCCGTGTTGCGCACGAAACAAGAGCAGAAGGTGCACGTGTTGGTCGCACACCTCAAGTCGAAGCGGCCCAAGTTTTTACTGAACGCCGCCGGCGAATCGCTCGAGGACCGTGACGATCCACGTGTCGCCGCCCGGGCCACCTTGCGCTCCCTGATCATGCGCGGCAGCGAAGCCGTGGCGCTGCGCGAACTGGTCGTGTCCCTGCTGCACAACACCCGCGACCCGGTGATCCTGATGGGGGATCTGAACGACGCTCCCCATGCCGTGACCTCGCAAATCGTGGCCGCGACGTCCGCCGTCGCCTTTGACCGGGAGGCGCGTGACACCGCCTTGTTCCATGCATACGACGTGCAGAGCGAACCCGCCTTGCGGCGCGACGTCGCGTACTCCCATGTGCACCAGGGCTCGCCCGAAACGCTTGACCAGATCTGGGTTTCGGAGGAGTTCGTCACCAGTTCGCGCTTCGCCTTGGGGGACGTGCGCCGGGTCGAGTACTTCAACGACCACCTGCACGAGGGACGCGACCGGACCCGCTCGGACCACGGCTTCGTGCGGGCCCTGCTCAGGCTTCGTCTACCGTGA
- a CDS encoding DEAD/DEAH box helicase codes for MTFESLGLNPAILKAVQSAGYTTPTDVQAQAIPQALAGHDLMVSSSTGSGKTASFVLPALEGILAARGDNTKRREKGVVQGPRVLVLAPTRELAMQVSKAFVTYGRDVQGLRVATIVGGVPYAAQLKALRGPLDVLIATPGRLLDHLGSGQAVLANVQMLVLDEADRMLDMGFIDDITTIAEALPEARQTVMFSATFAGHVGGLAQRLTRDPQRIDVASHTDTHANIEQRLHWADSISHKNSLLESILAERELDQAVVFTSTQRDADWLADRLAEMGHAVAALHGGMPQGRRNRVLQGLRMRQLRVLVATDVAARGIDVPTITHVINYGLPMKAEDYVHRIGRTGRAGRDGLAITLAERRDTPMIRRIERFTTQRIPAAVIAGLEPKAPAPVERKKPEGWKPGMGKPNFKPRGEFAPRERPAGFGARDDRRAPAAGAPRDRTPFDRSSAQPARRQHDENWFEPARSFDAAPHARDAARGHGHQKPSGGFGYGDRPARGPGGPKFGGGKPAGQKFGGSKPFGPKRREG; via the coding sequence ATGACGTTCGAATCTCTTGGCCTGAACCCCGCCATCCTGAAGGCCGTGCAATCGGCCGGCTACACCACCCCCACCGATGTGCAGGCGCAGGCCATCCCGCAAGCCCTGGCTGGCCATGACCTGATGGTCTCGTCCAGCACCGGCAGCGGCAAGACTGCCTCGTTCGTGCTGCCGGCGCTGGAGGGCATCCTCGCCGCCCGCGGCGACAACACCAAGCGCCGTGAAAAGGGCGTGGTGCAGGGCCCGCGCGTGTTGGTGCTGGCGCCGACCCGCGAACTCGCGATGCAAGTGTCCAAGGCCTTCGTCACCTATGGCCGTGACGTGCAAGGCCTGCGTGTCGCGACCATCGTCGGTGGCGTGCCCTATGCCGCCCAGCTGAAGGCCCTGCGCGGCCCGCTGGACGTGCTGATCGCCACCCCCGGGCGTTTGCTCGACCACCTCGGCTCCGGCCAGGCGGTGCTGGCCAATGTGCAGATGCTGGTGCTCGACGAGGCCGATCGCATGCTGGACATGGGCTTCATCGACGACATCACGACCATCGCCGAAGCCTTGCCTGAAGCGCGCCAGACCGTGATGTTCAGCGCCACCTTCGCCGGCCACGTCGGCGGCCTGGCACAGCGCCTGACGCGTGACCCGCAGCGCATCGACGTGGCGTCGCACACCGACACGCACGCCAACATCGAGCAGCGCCTGCACTGGGCCGACAGCATCTCGCACAAGAACTCGCTGCTGGAAAGCATCCTGGCCGAGCGCGAACTCGACCAGGCCGTGGTGTTCACCAGCACCCAGCGCGACGCCGACTGGCTGGCCGACCGGCTGGCCGAGATGGGCCACGCCGTCGCGGCCCTGCACGGCGGCATGCCGCAAGGCCGTCGCAACCGCGTGCTGCAAGGCCTGCGGATGCGCCAGCTGCGCGTGCTGGTGGCCACCGACGTGGCGGCCCGCGGCATCGACGTGCCGACGATCACCCACGTGATCAACTACGGCCTGCCGATGAAGGCGGAAGACTATGTGCACCGCATCGGCCGCACCGGTCGTGCCGGGCGCGACGGCCTGGCCATCACGCTGGCCGAGCGCCGCGACACGCCGATGATCCGCCGCATCGAGCGCTTCACGACGCAGCGCATCCCGGCCGCGGTGATCGCTGGCCTGGAGCCGAAGGCGCCGGCGCCGGTCGAGCGCAAGAAGCCCGAGGGCTGGAAGCCGGGCATGGGCAAGCCGAACTTCAAGCCGCGCGGCGAGTTTGCGCCGCGTGAGCGGCCGGCCGGCTTCGGCGCCCGCGACGACCGTCGCGCGCCTGCTGCCGGTGCGCCGCGCGATCGCACCCCGTTCGACCGCAGCAGCGCCCAGCCGGCGCGCCGCCAGCACGACGAGAACTGGTTCGAGCCGGCGCGCTCCTTCGACGCAGCGCCCCACGCCCGCGACGCGGCACGGGGTCATGGGCACCAGAAGCCCAGCGGTGGCTTCGGCTACGGCGACCGCCCTGCTCGCGGCCCCGGCGGCCCGAAGTTCGGCGGCGGCAAGCCCGCAGGCCAGAAGTTCGGCGGCAGCAAGCCGTTCGGCCCCAAGCGCCGCGAAGGCTGA
- a CDS encoding CaiB/BaiF CoA transferase family protein, translating into MNDDDLPLAGTRVLDLTRLLPGPFACWHLRRLGADVLKIEGPGTGGDGARTLLATDAERVAGQPSLFYRLLNEGKRERSLDVRHPEGRHQLLALVGEADVLVEGYRPGVMAALGLGWECLSAVNPRLVMCSISGYGQQGPWANRAGHDLNYIGCAGVLGQITAADGSVAMPNFQIGDLLGGTQAAVSAILAALLAVARSGRGRHLDVSMTHTVFEHNIAARVGAARPGGPAGPGRDLLDGGVPCYNVYRTLDQRWMAVGALELKFWRRVCEVLQRPDWAQRHWALGQEVGGADAMALRADVAERFASRTQSDWVALFDPADCCVTPVLTMEEAVRHPLFAPDRSAPDDLDTP; encoded by the coding sequence ATGAACGACGACGACCTGCCCCTGGCCGGCACACGTGTGCTGGACCTCACCCGGTTGCTGCCGGGCCCGTTCGCCTGTTGGCATCTGCGTCGGCTCGGTGCCGACGTGCTCAAGATCGAAGGCCCGGGCACGGGCGGTGACGGCGCCCGCACCTTGCTGGCCACGGACGCCGAGCGTGTCGCCGGCCAACCCAGCCTGTTCTATCGCCTGCTCAATGAGGGCAAGCGCGAGCGGTCGCTCGATGTGCGGCACCCCGAAGGCCGGCATCAACTGCTTGCGCTCGTCGGTGAGGCCGACGTGCTGGTCGAAGGTTACCGGCCGGGCGTGATGGCGGCGCTGGGGCTCGGCTGGGAGTGTTTGTCGGCCGTGAACCCCCGGCTCGTGATGTGCTCGATCAGTGGTTACGGGCAGCAAGGCCCGTGGGCCAACCGGGCCGGTCACGACCTCAACTACATCGGCTGTGCCGGCGTGCTGGGCCAGATCACCGCGGCTGACGGCTCGGTGGCGATGCCCAACTTCCAGATCGGCGACCTGCTGGGCGGCACGCAGGCGGCGGTCAGCGCCATCCTGGCGGCCTTGCTGGCCGTGGCACGCAGTGGGCGTGGCCGACATCTCGACGTTTCGATGACCCACACCGTGTTCGAGCACAACATCGCCGCGCGTGTCGGCGCCGCTCGCCCGGGCGGCCCTGCCGGGCCCGGCCGCGATCTGCTCGACGGCGGCGTGCCTTGCTACAACGTCTACCGCACGCTGGACCAGCGCTGGATGGCGGTGGGCGCGCTCGAGTTGAAGTTCTGGCGCCGCGTTTGCGAGGTGCTGCAGCGCCCCGACTGGGCGCAGCGGCACTGGGCGTTGGGCCAGGAGGTCGGCGGCGCCGACGCGATGGCCTTGCGGGCGGACGTGGCCGAACGGTTTGCCAGCCGCACCCAGTCCGACTGGGTCGCGTTGTTCGACCCGGCCGACTGCTGTGTCACGCCGGTCTTGACGATGGAAGAGGCGGTGCGCCACCCGCTGTTCGCGCCCGACCGGTCTGCGCCCGACGACCTCGACACGCCATGA
- a CDS encoding 2OG-Fe(II) oxygenase, producing the protein MSAQQITPQLRQWIIEQATAGHTPDAVLQAMLDSGWQEEVAVQAMEQTLEAHLRERARAQQQQPAEQPAAEAQVAKALPEPDLETSPSVVQAGDREVRVLLTMRDPRVVVFGGLLSDDECDELMSLAGGRLARSETVKTDTGTSEINAARTSEGMFFQRGENPLCARIEERIAALLRWPLDHGEGLQVLRYRPGAEYKPHYDYFDPAQPGTATVLRRGGQRVGTLVVYLNTPVKGGATTFPDVKLDVAPIKGNAVFFSYDRAHPATRTLHGGAPVIEGEKWVATKWLREGRFE; encoded by the coding sequence ATGAGCGCTCAGCAAATCACCCCACAGTTGCGGCAATGGATCATCGAGCAGGCGACCGCAGGTCACACGCCCGATGCCGTGCTGCAGGCCATGCTCGACAGCGGCTGGCAAGAAGAGGTTGCCGTGCAGGCGATGGAGCAAACCCTGGAGGCCCACCTGCGCGAACGCGCCCGCGCCCAGCAGCAGCAGCCGGCAGAGCAACCGGCGGCCGAGGCGCAGGTGGCGAAGGCCTTGCCCGAGCCCGACCTCGAGACGTCGCCCAGCGTTGTGCAGGCCGGCGACCGCGAGGTGCGGGTGCTGTTGACGATGCGTGACCCGCGGGTGGTGGTGTTCGGCGGCTTGCTGTCGGACGACGAATGTGATGAGTTGATGTCGCTCGCCGGCGGTCGACTGGCTCGTTCGGAAACGGTGAAAACCGATACCGGCACGAGTGAAATCAACGCTGCACGCACCAGCGAGGGCATGTTCTTCCAGCGTGGGGAAAACCCGTTGTGCGCCCGCATCGAGGAGCGCATTGCCGCGCTGTTGCGCTGGCCGCTCGACCACGGCGAAGGCCTGCAGGTGCTGCGCTACCGCCCGGGCGCCGAGTACAAGCCGCACTACGACTATTTCGATCCCGCCCAGCCGGGCACCGCCACCGTGCTGCGCCGCGGCGGCCAGCGAGTGGGCACCCTGGTGGTCTACCTCAACACGCCGGTCAAGGGCGGTGCCACCACCTTCCCCGACGTGAAGCTCGACGTCGCGCCGATCAAGGGCAATGCGGTGTTCTTCAGCTACGACCGCGCGCACCCCGCCACCCGCACGCTGCACGGCGGCGCGCCGGTCATCGAAGGCGAGAAGTGGGTGGCGACGAAATGGTTGCGCGAAGGCCGCTTCGAGTGA
- the yaaA gene encoding peroxide stress protein YaaA, translating to MLFLLSPAKSLDYDTPPHVERHTVPLFVKQAAALIEVLRDKTPGELAELMSISDALASLNVARYAAWRTRFTAKNSKQAVLAFNGDVYDGLDAKSLNATQLDWAQDHLVILSGLYGALRPLDRMQPYRLEMGTRLETPAGRDLYAYWRDTIAPYLNQRQAAEAAPVVVNLASEEYFKAVDRKALRAQVLHCVFEDWKGGAYKIISFHAKRARGLMARYAVQLRVSRVAQLQGFDSEGYRYDAAASGPDRYVFRRKLS from the coding sequence ATGCTGTTCCTGCTGTCCCCCGCCAAGTCGCTCGACTACGACACACCGCCCCATGTGGAGCGGCACACGGTGCCATTGTTCGTGAAACAGGCGGCCGCCCTGATCGAGGTGTTACGCGACAAGACGCCCGGCGAGCTCGCGGAGCTGATGTCGATCAGCGATGCCCTCGCGAGCCTCAATGTCGCCCGTTACGCTGCCTGGCGCACACGTTTCACGGCGAAAAACTCGAAGCAGGCTGTGCTCGCCTTCAACGGCGATGTCTACGACGGCCTGGACGCCAAAAGCCTGAACGCCACGCAGCTCGACTGGGCCCAGGACCACCTCGTGATCCTCAGTGGGCTGTACGGCGCACTGCGTCCCCTCGACCGCATGCAGCCTTACCGGCTCGAGATGGGCACCCGCCTCGAGACACCCGCAGGCCGCGACTTGTATGCCTATTGGCGCGACACGATTGCTCCATATCTGAACCAACGGCAGGCCGCCGAGGCCGCGCCGGTGGTGGTCAACCTGGCGTCGGAGGAGTACTTCAAGGCGGTCGACCGCAAGGCGCTGCGGGCGCAGGTGTTGCACTGCGTGTTCGAGGACTGGAAGGGCGGTGCGTACAAGATCATCAGCTTCCACGCCAAGCGGGCGCGCGGGCTGATGGCCCGCTACGCGGTGCAACTCCGGGTCAGCCGGGTCGCGCAGCTACAGGGCTTCGACAGCGAGGGTTATCGCTATGACGCGGCCGCCTCGGGCCCCGATCGCTACGTCTTCCGCCGCAAACTCTCGTAG
- a CDS encoding YchJ family protein, with the protein MSSSLLPPDAPCPCGQPLAYARCCRRWHAGDTQLQAPDAEHLMRSRYSAFVLGLHDYLLATWHASTRPAALEPDPPGLKWLGLEVKRHQRQDEHHATVEFVARSKLQGRAQRLHELSRFVREEGRWYYVDGDHR; encoded by the coding sequence ATGAGTTCTTCTTTGCTGCCGCCCGACGCGCCCTGCCCTTGCGGCCAGCCGCTGGCCTACGCCCGCTGCTGTCGGCGTTGGCATGCCGGCGACACCCAGCTGCAGGCGCCCGATGCGGAGCACCTGATGCGCTCGCGCTACAGCGCCTTTGTGCTGGGGCTGCACGACTACCTGCTGGCGACCTGGCATGCCAGCACCCGGCCAGCCGCGCTCGAGCCGGACCCGCCGGGGCTGAAGTGGCTGGGCCTGGAGGTCAAGCGCCACCAGCGCCAGGACGAGCACCACGCGACGGTGGAGTTCGTGGCGCGCAGCAAGCTGCAGGGGCGAGCCCAACGGCTGCATGAGCTGAGCCGCTTCGTGCGTGAGGAGGGCCGCTGGTACTACGTCGATGGCGACCATCGTTGA
- a CDS encoding pseudouridine synthase: MATIVDAPADAGPPTLPVLHLDDRLVAVHKPAGLLVHRTPLARRDEHFALQCVRDQLGGAHVYPVHRLDRGTSGVLLFARDPATARQLTQQFESQAVHKRYLAFVRGWPAPQGEIDHALSRLEEDRPDTSRGVSTEAQPALTRFRRLATLEVDAALGPHPTSRYAALQVEPETGRQHQIRRHLKHISHPIVGDATYGKGVHNRWWAQRLGLQRLWLHAWSIEFAHPDSGSTLRVQAPPGPEWERLWAEPRWRWEAPLATA; the protein is encoded by the coding sequence ATGGCGACCATCGTTGACGCGCCGGCCGACGCCGGCCCGCCGACGCTGCCGGTGCTACATCTCGACGACCGCCTGGTGGCGGTGCACAAGCCGGCCGGCTTGCTGGTGCACCGCACACCGCTGGCCCGCCGTGACGAGCATTTCGCGCTGCAGTGCGTGCGCGACCAGCTCGGCGGCGCACATGTCTATCCTGTGCACCGGCTCGACCGCGGCACGTCGGGTGTGCTGCTGTTTGCGCGCGATCCGGCCACGGCCCGGCAGCTGACCCAGCAATTCGAGTCACAAGCCGTGCACAAGCGCTACCTTGCGTTCGTGCGCGGCTGGCCGGCGCCGCAGGGCGAGATCGACCATGCGCTGTCACGCCTTGAAGAGGACCGGCCGGACACCTCGCGCGGCGTCAGCACTGAAGCGCAGCCGGCCTTGACCCGGTTTCGGCGCCTGGCCACGCTGGAGGTCGACGCCGCATTGGGCCCGCACCCGACCAGCCGTTATGCGGCGCTGCAGGTGGAGCCGGAAACGGGCCGGCAGCATCAGATCCGGCGCCACCTGAAGCACATCAGCCACCCGATCGTGGGCGATGCCACCTACGGCAAGGGTGTGCACAACCGGTGGTGGGCACAGCGCCTGGGCCTGCAGCGGCTGTGGCTGCACGCCTGGTCGATCGAGTTCGCACACCCCGACAGCGGCAGCACGTTACGCGTGCAGGCGCCGCCCGGGCCGGAGTGGGAACGGCTGTGGGCCGAGCCCCGCTGGCGCTGGGAGGCGCCGCTGGCGACGGCGTGA
- a CDS encoding carboxymuconolactone decarboxylase family protein — protein sequence MDFLSSIKDQIPDYAKDIRLNLDGVIARSSLPPEDALGCAIAAAFAAKSQPLLAVLTANTPEAERNAALTAAALMGMNNAWYPYLEMADDAELRTVRPELRMNAYATSGGVEKKKFEAYALAASIVGKCHFCVKSHYELLKKEGYSTQQLRDVGRIAAVVNAAAQVLTVR from the coding sequence ATGGACTTCCTTTCTTCAATCAAAGATCAGATCCCCGACTACGCCAAGGACATCCGCCTCAACCTGGACGGTGTCATCGCCCGCTCCAGCCTGCCGCCCGAGGACGCGCTAGGCTGCGCCATCGCCGCCGCCTTTGCTGCCAAGAGCCAGCCTTTGCTCGCAGTGCTGACCGCCAACACGCCGGAAGCCGAGCGCAACGCCGCGCTCACGGCGGCCGCGCTGATGGGGATGAACAATGCGTGGTACCCGTATCTGGAGATGGCCGACGACGCTGAACTGAGAACCGTGCGGCCCGAGTTGCGGATGAATGCGTATGCGACCAGCGGCGGCGTCGAGAAAAAGAAGTTCGAGGCCTACGCGCTGGCGGCCTCCATCGTCGGCAAATGCCACTTCTGCGTGAAGTCGCACTACGAGCTGCTGAAGAAGGAGGGCTACAGCACGCAGCAGCTGCGTGATGTGGGCCGAATCGCGGCGGTCGTCAATGCGGCAGCCCAGGTGCTGACGGTACGGTAA
- a CDS encoding peroxiredoxin → MKTIGDKVESFSVVGVKPGFNHHEENGQSAFETITAQSFPGKWKIIYFYPKDFTFVCPTEIVGFAKLQRDFADRDAVLLGGSTDNEFCKLGWRREHKDLSGLNHYQFSDVTGSLVDQLGVRDKEAGVALRATFIVDPDNTIQHVSVNNLNVGRSPEEILRLLDGLQTDELCPCNRGVGGSTL, encoded by the coding sequence ATGAAAACGATAGGCGACAAGGTCGAATCTTTTTCGGTCGTCGGCGTGAAGCCGGGCTTCAACCATCATGAGGAAAATGGCCAGTCGGCGTTCGAGACCATCACAGCCCAGTCGTTTCCGGGCAAATGGAAGATCATTTACTTCTATCCCAAGGACTTCACTTTCGTCTGCCCGACCGAGATCGTCGGCTTCGCGAAGCTGCAAAGGGATTTCGCCGACCGCGATGCCGTGTTGCTCGGCGGCTCGACCGACAACGAGTTCTGCAAGCTCGGCTGGCGCCGCGAGCACAAGGACTTGAGCGGTCTGAACCACTATCAGTTCTCCGACGTCACGGGCTCGCTGGTCGACCAGCTCGGCGTCCGCGACAAGGAAGCCGGTGTCGCGCTGCGCGCCACCTTCATCGTCGACCCCGACAACACCATCCAGCATGTGTCGGTGAACAACCTGAACGTGGGCCGGTCGCCCGAAGAAATCCTGCGGCTGCTCGACGGCCTGCAAACCGACGAGCTGTGCCCCTGCAACCGCGGTGTCGGTGGCTCCACGCTTTGA